The following coding sequences lie in one Candidatus Planktophila sulfonica genomic window:
- the sucB gene encoding 2-oxoglutarate dehydrogenase, E2 component, dihydrolipoamide succinyltransferase, with protein sequence MSFSVTMPALGESVSEGTVTRWLKNEGDMVAVDEPLLEVSTDKVDTEIPSPVAGILSKIVVGVDQTVAVGAELAVISSDASAPVSAPAAPTPPPVAVSEPIAQVQVAQVPDQVVTPEVVSTPAPAGGGTVITMPALGESVSEGTVTRWLKNVGDSVAVDEALLEVSTDKVDTEIPSPVAGTLLAIDVAVDTTVPVGARLGLIGVSGSAPAPVAAAPTPPPAPVVSEPIAPVQVAQVPVQVSTPVAVPVTQAPVAQPQDAYVTPIVRKLANDLGVNLASVRGTGIGGRIRKEDVEAAAPKSAAVTSAPVAAAAPSAPRPAAPVASPLRGTTVTMSRLRKVIAARMVESLQVSAQLTTVIEVDVTKIARLRDRSKATFEGREGVKLSFLPFFAVAVCEALKQHPVLNSSVEGDQIIYHGAEHLGIAVDTERGLLVPVIHNAGDLNMGGVARKIADLAARTRDNKVTPDELGGGTFTLTNTGSRGALFDTPIINQPQVAILGLGAVVKRPMVVKGEDGGETIAIRSMVYLGLSYDHRVVDGADAARFLVTLKERLEGGAFEADLGL encoded by the coding sequence ATGTCATTCTCAGTAACAATGCCAGCTCTCGGCGAGAGCGTAAGTGAAGGAACAGTTACACGTTGGCTCAAGAACGAAGGCGACATGGTCGCTGTCGACGAACCGCTCCTCGAAGTTTCAACCGATAAAGTCGATACAGAGATCCCTTCACCTGTTGCAGGAATTCTTTCTAAGATTGTTGTCGGCGTAGATCAGACTGTTGCAGTTGGCGCAGAGCTTGCAGTGATTTCATCAGATGCTTCTGCACCAGTATCTGCACCAGCAGCGCCAACTCCACCTCCAGTTGCTGTGTCCGAGCCAATAGCTCAGGTTCAGGTGGCACAGGTTCCAGATCAAGTTGTAACTCCAGAAGTTGTGTCCACTCCTGCTCCAGCAGGCGGAGGAACTGTCATCACAATGCCAGCACTTGGCGAATCTGTGAGCGAAGGAACTGTTACTCGTTGGCTTAAGAACGTTGGCGATTCAGTTGCAGTTGATGAAGCGCTCCTTGAAGTTTCTACAGATAAGGTCGATACAGAGATTCCTTCACCAGTTGCCGGAACACTTCTTGCAATCGATGTTGCAGTTGATACAACTGTTCCAGTCGGTGCACGTCTCGGACTTATCGGGGTAAGCGGATCCGCTCCAGCACCTGTGGCCGCAGCACCAACGCCTCCTCCAGCTCCTGTTGTGTCCGAGCCAATAGCCCCCGTTCAGGTGGCACAGGTTCCAGTTCAAGTTTCTACTCCAGTCGCTGTGCCTGTAACACAAGCGCCAGTTGCACAACCACAAGATGCTTATGTCACTCCAATCGTTCGCAAACTTGCAAATGATCTCGGAGTAAATCTCGCATCTGTTCGCGGCACAGGTATCGGCGGTCGTATTCGTAAGGAAGATGTCGAGGCGGCTGCTCCTAAGTCAGCAGCAGTTACATCTGCACCAGTTGCGGCAGCAGCACCATCTGCACCACGTCCTGCAGCTCCAGTTGCATCTCCACTTCGCGGAACAACTGTGACAATGTCACGACTTCGCAAGGTAATTGCAGCGCGCATGGTTGAGTCACTTCAAGTTTCAGCTCAGCTCACCACAGTGATTGAAGTAGATGTCACAAAGATTGCTCGACTTCGCGATCGCTCAAAGGCGACTTTCGAAGGTCGTGAAGGCGTCAAGCTCTCATTCCTTCCATTCTTTGCAGTTGCAGTATGCGAAGCGTTGAAGCAACACCCAGTTCTTAACTCCTCTGTCGAAGGCGATCAGATTATTTATCACGGTGCAGAACACCTTGGTATTGCAGTCGACACTGAACGCGGTCTCTTGGTTCCAGTGATTCACAATGCTGGCGACCTCAACATGGGTGGCGTTGCTCGTAAGATTGCAGATCTTGCAGCTCGCACACGCGATAACAAGGTAACTCCAGATGAACTCGGTGGCGGAACATTTACTCTCACCAACACAGGTTCACGTGGTGCGCTCTTTGACACCCCAATCATTAATCAGCCACAGGTTGCAATCCTCGGACTCGGCGCCGTTGTTAAGCGTCCAATGGTTGTTAAGGGTGAAGACGGTGGCGAGACAATTGCTATTCGTTCAATGGTTTATCTCGGACTTTCATACGATCACCGTGTCGTAGATGGTGCAGATGCAGCTCGTTTCTTGGTCACTCTCAAAGAGCGCCTTGAAGGTGGAGCATTCGAAGCTGACTTGGGTCTCTAA
- a CDS encoding TIGR01777 family oxidoreductase has product MSVPQRIAITGASGLIGTALVGHLKSEGHTVQRFVRRPVVAPDEIQWDPKTGYVDIEALRGVDAIIHLAGVGVGDKRWSKKYKSEILNSRLLGTTAIAHAVNEVKPQVFISASAIGWYGESGNRSVVESDRVGDDFLAAVCREWEGAADLVTDVRTVKIRTGLVLDPTGGALGKMLPLFRLGLGGKLGNGKQWWSWITLHDVIRAITFLLENKVSGPVNLTSPNPVTNQEFTSALARAMHRPALFPAPAIALKIALGGFSSEILGSKRVMPQALTDAGFTWDYPHITNALTALIQE; this is encoded by the coding sequence ATGTCAGTTCCACAACGCATCGCAATTACGGGTGCATCAGGACTTATCGGAACCGCACTCGTTGGCCACCTCAAGAGTGAAGGCCACACAGTTCAGCGCTTTGTGCGTCGCCCTGTTGTTGCACCTGATGAAATTCAATGGGATCCAAAGACAGGTTATGTAGATATTGAAGCGCTCCGTGGAGTAGATGCAATCATCCACTTAGCTGGCGTCGGAGTTGGCGATAAGCGTTGGAGCAAGAAGTACAAATCTGAAATTCTTAACTCGCGCTTACTCGGCACAACCGCAATCGCGCACGCAGTTAATGAAGTGAAGCCACAAGTCTTTATCTCAGCTAGCGCTATCGGTTGGTATGGCGAATCAGGCAATCGCTCTGTCGTCGAATCTGATCGCGTCGGAGATGACTTCCTTGCTGCTGTTTGTCGCGAATGGGAAGGTGCCGCGGACCTCGTGACTGACGTTCGCACAGTAAAGATTCGTACCGGTCTTGTCCTTGACCCAACGGGTGGAGCGCTAGGAAAGATGCTTCCGCTCTTTCGTTTAGGCCTTGGTGGAAAACTTGGAAACGGTAAGCAGTGGTGGTCTTGGATTACTTTGCACGATGTTATTCGCGCAATTACCTTCCTCCTCGAAAATAAGGTTTCTGGTCCTGTAAATCTGACTTCACCAAATCCAGTTACTAATCAAGAGTTCACATCAGCTCTAGCTCGCGCGATGCATCGCCCCGCGCTCTTTCCAGCACCTGCAATTGCACTCAAAATCGCACTCGGTGGATTTTCTTCTGAGATTTTGGGAAGCAAGAGGGTCATGCCTCAAGCGCTGACTGATGCTGGATTTACTTGGGATTACCCACACATCACCAACGCTCTTACCGCTCTAATTCAGGAGTAA
- a CDS encoding NAD(P)/FAD-dependent oxidoreductase — translation MKSVSDKKVAVIGAGLAGLSAAITLQDAGCEVDVYESSDRVGGRVATDLIDGYRLDRGFQLINSRYPELLRLDVVRELNFVEASRSVDVCLDEAIVTLGDPRENPFAALNSATGSIFTKLRFIGYLTSTSKQGRSVEDELSQYGDLYQRVLKPFLSGVFLTSPANVDAVSGKEIVRSFISGKPGLPAHGAGELPKALAQRVRSIHLNTRIDSLDGLKADAVIVAADLTTAAQLLDIPNVPKLASSTTWYHEVPIEMTLSNRLLIDGQSRGPVINSIAISNMVPSYAPIRKTLLSSTTIEFASESEVRRHLAIMWGVSTSEWALIAKYEIPKSLPIFGLGKQGIQSAKVSENLFVAGDYRTAPSQNGALLSGRLAAQELLLN, via the coding sequence GTGAAATCAGTGTCCGATAAGAAGGTTGCAGTTATCGGCGCAGGCCTGGCTGGTCTAAGTGCAGCAATCACTTTGCAGGATGCGGGTTGCGAAGTTGATGTCTACGAGTCATCAGATCGCGTAGGCGGTCGAGTCGCAACGGATCTGATTGATGGGTACCGACTCGATAGAGGATTCCAGCTCATTAACTCGCGCTACCCAGAGCTGCTGCGCCTTGATGTCGTTAGAGAATTAAACTTTGTTGAAGCATCTCGTTCTGTCGATGTCTGTCTTGATGAAGCGATTGTCACACTAGGCGATCCTCGCGAGAATCCCTTTGCCGCCTTGAATTCTGCGACAGGTTCAATCTTTACAAAGCTGCGATTTATTGGTTATCTGACCAGCACTTCGAAGCAAGGGCGTTCGGTTGAAGATGAACTTTCTCAATACGGTGATTTATATCAGCGCGTACTTAAACCATTCTTATCGGGCGTATTTCTGACATCGCCGGCAAACGTTGATGCAGTAAGTGGCAAAGAGATTGTTCGCTCATTTATTTCAGGGAAACCCGGCTTGCCAGCACATGGTGCGGGGGAGTTGCCAAAGGCACTGGCACAACGGGTTCGCTCAATTCATCTCAACACTCGGATTGATTCACTTGATGGCCTAAAGGCAGATGCCGTCATAGTTGCAGCTGATTTAACTACTGCAGCACAACTGCTCGATATTCCAAACGTTCCAAAACTCGCTTCGAGTACAACGTGGTATCACGAGGTTCCTATAGAGATGACGCTATCTAATCGTCTATTGATCGATGGACAATCCCGCGGGCCAGTCATTAACTCGATTGCGATTTCCAATATGGTCCCATCGTATGCGCCCATCCGAAAGACTTTGCTTTCATCAACAACAATCGAGTTTGCATCCGAATCTGAAGTACGTCGCCACCTTGCAATCATGTGGGGAGTTTCAACATCTGAATGGGCGCTGATTGCTAAGTACGAGATTCCAAAATCTCTTCCTATATTCGGACTTGGTAAGCAAGGAATTCAATCGGCAAAGGTTTCAGAAAATCTCTTTGTCGCAGGAGATTACAGAACGGCGCCATCACAGAATGGTGCACTCTTATCGGGGCGCTTAGCAGCGCAGGAGTTACTCCTGAATTAG
- a CDS encoding Gfo/Idh/MocA family oxidoreductase → MRVGIAGYGLAGRSFHAPLLKGCGFEVASVLTGNSTRARQAKEDFPLVKVAENLTDFLAQDLDLVVIATANAAHCEHALAAISAGIPIVVEKPMGRTVTETLRILDASEKSGVPVTAFYNRQWDSDSLTIKKVAANGLIGKVFRMDSRFERYRPQLNPTAWRENLTPDEGGGLLLDLQTHLLSTALDCFGPADLTYASIRKIRGESEDDVVLNLRHHSGVDSYCSVSAISGSTGPRVRVLGTEGALVIEDLDPQEALLRAGNFPEGGIWKEPTSSKAYIQRGDQREEIQAVPGNYGYFYLAVRDALEGKGSMPVSREQILAVATIIDKAREISVR, encoded by the coding sequence ATGCGCGTTGGTATTGCCGGTTACGGACTTGCAGGTCGATCTTTTCACGCACCTTTACTCAAAGGGTGTGGATTTGAAGTCGCCTCAGTTCTAACCGGCAATTCAACGCGTGCGCGACAAGCCAAGGAAGATTTCCCCTTAGTAAAGGTTGCTGAAAACCTCACAGACTTTCTTGCACAAGATCTTGACTTGGTTGTGATTGCAACAGCCAATGCAGCGCACTGCGAACATGCACTTGCTGCAATAAGCGCAGGAATCCCTATAGTCGTCGAGAAGCCCATGGGACGCACTGTTACCGAAACTCTGCGCATTCTTGATGCGAGTGAGAAATCAGGAGTTCCGGTTACCGCTTTCTATAACCGCCAATGGGATAGTGATTCACTCACGATTAAGAAGGTGGCGGCAAACGGTCTCATTGGAAAAGTCTTCAGAATGGATTCGCGGTTCGAGCGCTACCGCCCTCAGCTCAACCCGACTGCATGGCGAGAGAACCTCACACCTGATGAAGGTGGTGGTCTACTTCTCGATCTTCAAACACATTTACTCTCTACCGCCCTTGATTGCTTCGGGCCAGCCGATCTCACTTATGCCAGCATTCGAAAGATTCGCGGCGAATCTGAAGATGATGTTGTTCTCAATCTTCGTCATCATTCTGGCGTTGATTCATATTGTTCAGTAAGCGCTATTTCAGGTTCAACAGGTCCACGAGTACGCGTACTAGGCACTGAAGGCGCTCTTGTGATTGAGGACCTCGATCCACAAGAAGCGTTATTACGAGCAGGTAATTTCCCTGAAGGTGGGATTTGGAAAGAACCAACCTCATCAAAGGCTTACATTCAACGCGGTGATCAGCGTGAAGAGATCCAAGCAGTACCTGGAAATTACGGTTACTTCTATTTGGCAGTAAGAGATGCTCTCGAGGGTAAAGGTTCAATGCCGGTATCTCGCGAGCAAATTCTTGCAGTCGCAACAATTATCGATAAGGCGCGTGAAATCAGTGTCCGATAA
- a CDS encoding MMPL family transporter: MLVVIVWFVLTGVFGPLFGKLTSVQENNNSSFLPKGAEATLASDEIQKFSAGDSFSFPALILFEGAVKPEVLANIQSHMAGVGSLTLAGTSAKISDYLAPDQAISAFPSQDGEAILANVPLDGNAISLLLPNDEPVLPAIVEALREDVKPLAEANGVTHYVTGPAGLLGDLFGAFGTLDSTLLLTTLAVVAVILIVVYRSPVLWFIPLLSALFALTMAGGIVYLLAKRDIIDVDGQSQGILSVLVIGAATDYALLLIARYREELHHHEDRFDAMKAAYKGVWEPIIASGSTVSISLLILLFSQLTNTAGLGPVGAIGIVCAMITILTLLPALLLLFGRWIFWPRIPRNDGDDHVMTGTWSKVGNAIDRNPRKAWVISGSVLLLFAFASTTLKADGIGTVDTFTGKPESVVGQKLLTKHFPGGEGDPTQVVVNVDKIGAVSAALKSAPGVTDVSPQLDGIPVPGQPLPAVKVVGNRAILNVTLDKAPDSVEAGNDIPEIRRLAHGADSTSLVGGTSAVYFDVRTANDRDNKTIIPLILIAITLILGLLLRSILSAALLLGTVLLSYFATLGVCALVFNHVFGFAGGDTSFPLFAFIFLVALGIDYNIFLMTRVREESMKIGTRAGVIKGLTVTGAVITSAGIVLAATFAVLGLLPLVPLAELGFAVAFGVLLDTIIVRSILVPALVHEIGPKIWWPSKLQNK, encoded by the coding sequence ATGTTGGTCGTAATCGTCTGGTTCGTTCTCACAGGCGTATTCGGTCCACTCTTTGGAAAGCTCACCTCGGTCCAGGAGAATAACAATTCATCCTTCTTGCCGAAGGGCGCCGAAGCAACGCTTGCATCTGATGAGATTCAGAAATTCTCTGCAGGCGATTCGTTCAGCTTCCCAGCACTTATTCTCTTTGAGGGCGCGGTAAAGCCAGAAGTCTTGGCAAATATTCAGTCGCATATGGCTGGCGTCGGTTCACTCACACTTGCAGGAACAAGTGCGAAGATTTCAGATTACTTAGCACCAGATCAGGCAATCTCTGCATTCCCGTCACAAGATGGCGAAGCAATTCTTGCCAACGTTCCACTTGATGGAAATGCAATCTCACTCTTATTGCCCAATGATGAACCAGTTCTTCCGGCAATCGTTGAGGCCTTACGTGAAGATGTTAAGCCTCTCGCTGAAGCCAATGGTGTTACTCACTATGTCACGGGACCAGCTGGCCTTCTGGGTGATTTATTCGGAGCTTTTGGAACTCTTGACTCGACGCTTTTGCTCACCACATTAGCCGTTGTCGCAGTTATTTTGATTGTTGTGTATCGCTCACCTGTTCTCTGGTTTATCCCACTTCTTTCAGCGCTCTTTGCGCTCACGATGGCAGGTGGAATTGTTTACCTCTTGGCTAAGCGAGACATCATCGATGTTGATGGCCAGTCGCAAGGAATTCTCTCGGTTCTTGTAATCGGTGCCGCAACTGATTACGCACTTCTACTAATCGCACGCTATCGAGAAGAACTTCACCATCATGAAGATCGATTCGATGCGATGAAGGCTGCCTATAAGGGTGTTTGGGAACCAATCATTGCTTCCGGTTCAACAGTCTCGATTTCACTTCTCATTCTCTTGTTCAGTCAGCTGACAAATACTGCAGGACTTGGCCCTGTCGGCGCTATCGGCATTGTCTGCGCGATGATCACAATCCTTACCTTGCTTCCTGCACTCCTACTTCTCTTTGGTCGTTGGATCTTCTGGCCACGCATTCCTCGCAATGATGGTGATGACCATGTCATGACAGGAACTTGGTCAAAGGTTGGTAATGCAATCGATCGCAATCCGCGCAAGGCGTGGGTTATTTCAGGTTCAGTCCTTCTGCTCTTTGCATTTGCCTCAACAACTTTGAAGGCAGATGGAATCGGAACAGTTGATACCTTTACAGGAAAGCCTGAATCCGTTGTCGGTCAGAAGCTACTGACCAAGCACTTCCCTGGTGGAGAAGGAGACCCAACGCAGGTTGTCGTCAACGTCGACAAGATTGGGGCGGTCTCTGCAGCGCTTAAGAGCGCTCCAGGAGTAACGGATGTTTCACCACAACTCGATGGAATTCCTGTTCCAGGACAGCCACTTCCTGCAGTGAAGGTCGTCGGCAATAGAGCAATTCTTAACGTGACCCTCGATAAGGCGCCTGATAGCGTCGAAGCAGGAAACGATATTCCCGAAATTCGCCGCTTGGCTCATGGTGCAGATTCCACATCACTAGTGGGTGGCACAAGCGCCGTTTACTTCGATGTGCGAACTGCAAATGATCGTGACAATAAGACAATCATTCCCCTGATCCTTATTGCAATCACTCTCATTCTTGGCCTACTTCTTCGAAGCATTTTGAGTGCAGCACTATTGCTCGGCACAGTTCTACTCTCATACTTCGCAACACTGGGCGTATGTGCACTCGTCTTTAACCATGTATTTGGTTTTGCCGGGGGAGATACATCCTTCCCACTCTTCGCCTTCATCTTCCTTGTCGCTCTCGGTATTGACTACAACATCTTCTTGATGACTCGCGTTCGCGAAGAATCTATGAAGATTGGTACTCGAGCAGGCGTCATCAAGGGACTTACAGTGACAGGTGCAGTTATTACATCTGCTGGAATCGTTCTTGCAGCAACATTTGCTGTGCTCGGTCTACTCCCACTCGTTCCACTTGCAGAGCTTGGTTTTGCGGTGGCCTTTGGAGTATTGCTCGACACCATCATCGTTCGTTCAATCTTGGTTCCAGCGCTAGTCCACGAGATTGGTCCAAAGATCTGGTGGCCATCTAAGTTGCAGAACAAGTAA
- the lipB gene encoding lipoyl(octanoyl) transferase LipB has product MPLASASSDSQISHAPLAIQRAGLIEYATALETQRLIHKEVAEGVRPNTLLLLEHPSVYTAGKRTSESEKPVDGTPVINVDRGGKITWHGPGQLVGYPIVKLAKPTELVGFVREIEAGLIRVCGEFGLETQRVDGRSGVWICDEKGERKIAAIGIRVATGVSMHGFALNVNPDLTEFNRIIPCGIEDASVTSLQQELGRDISIDEVAPVVEKYLYETLVKVSA; this is encoded by the coding sequence GTGCCCCTTGCAAGCGCTTCATCTGACTCACAAATTTCTCATGCTCCTTTGGCGATTCAGCGCGCAGGTCTTATTGAGTACGCAACGGCGCTCGAAACTCAACGACTTATTCATAAAGAAGTAGCCGAAGGCGTTCGCCCGAACACTCTTCTGCTTCTTGAACATCCTTCTGTCTACACGGCCGGAAAGAGAACGAGCGAATCCGAGAAACCCGTTGATGGAACCCCAGTGATAAACGTCGATCGCGGTGGAAAAATCACATGGCACGGTCCTGGCCAGCTCGTTGGCTACCCCATCGTTAAATTGGCAAAGCCCACCGAGCTCGTTGGTTTCGTTCGCGAAATTGAAGCTGGTCTAATCCGGGTATGCGGTGAGTTTGGCCTTGAAACCCAGAGAGTTGATGGCCGTTCAGGTGTCTGGATCTGCGATGAGAAGGGCGAGAGGAAGATTGCCGCCATCGGCATACGCGTAGCAACTGGCGTATCGATGCATGGCTTCGCTCTGAACGTGAATCCAGACCTGACTGAATTCAATAGAATTATCCCCTGCGGAATTGAAGATGCCTCGGTGACTTCGCTGCAGCAAGAACTTGGTCGCGACATCTCTATCGATGAAGTGGCTCCGGTTGTTGAGAAGTATCTCTACGAGACATTGGTAAAGGTGAGCGCATGA
- the lipA gene encoding lipoyl synthase, translated as MTIAPEGRKLLRIEARNTETPIERKPEWIKTRANMGPEYTRLRSLVKSEGLHTVCQEAACPNIFECWEDKEATFLIGGERCTRRCDFCNIDTGKPDPLDRDEPRRVAESVQAMGLKYATITGVTRDDLEDEGAWLYAETIRKVHELNPGTGVEMLAPDFSGNPVYLNEVFETRPEVFAHNLETVPRIFKRIRPAFTYERSLNVITQAREFGLITKSNLILGLGETREEISQALVDLHAAGCDLITITQYLRPTNKHHPVERWVKPDEFVELAKEAEDIGFSGVMSGPLVRSSYRAGRLYKQAQEKRSLRG; from the coding sequence ATGACTATTGCACCCGAAGGTCGCAAACTTCTGCGCATCGAGGCTCGTAATACTGAGACTCCCATTGAACGTAAACCCGAGTGGATCAAGACCCGCGCCAATATGGGTCCTGAGTACACCCGTCTTCGTTCTCTCGTAAAGAGCGAAGGACTCCACACTGTCTGCCAAGAAGCAGCGTGTCCAAATATCTTTGAATGTTGGGAAGATAAGGAAGCCACTTTCCTTATCGGAGGCGAGCGTTGCACTCGTCGCTGCGATTTCTGCAATATTGATACTGGAAAACCAGATCCACTTGATCGCGATGAACCACGCCGTGTAGCTGAATCCGTTCAAGCTATGGGGTTGAAGTACGCAACTATTACTGGTGTTACGCGCGATGATCTTGAAGATGAAGGTGCGTGGTTATACGCCGAAACTATTCGCAAGGTGCATGAACTCAACCCTGGAACGGGCGTTGAAATGCTTGCTCCTGATTTCAGTGGCAACCCTGTCTATCTCAATGAAGTATTCGAAACTCGTCCAGAGGTATTTGCGCATAACTTGGAGACTGTTCCACGAATCTTCAAACGAATTCGCCCTGCCTTTACCTACGAGCGTTCACTCAATGTCATTACACAGGCTCGTGAATTTGGCCTGATTACAAAATCCAACCTCATCCTTGGACTCGGAGAAACTCGCGAGGAAATTTCACAGGCGCTCGTTGATCTACATGCAGCTGGCTGTGACCTCATCACCATTACTCAATACCTTCGCCCTACAAATAAGCACCATCCAGTCGAACGTTGGGTTAAGCCGGATGAGTTTGTCGAGCTGGCGAAAGAAGCCGAAGATATTGGATTTAGTGGCGTCATGAGCGGACCACTTGTACGAAGCTCTTACCGAGCAGGTCGCCTTTATAAGCAAGCGCAAGAAAAGCGAAGCTTGCGTGGCTGA
- a CDS encoding lysophospholipid acyltransferase family protein has product MADLVYPPVIVAIKAFWRYLGLQFDFQGEENIPRDGGSILAINHIGYLDFALTGTAALPAGRYVRFMAKKEIFDNKLAGPLMRGMHHICVDRSNGSASFVTALRALRAGEIIGIFPEGTISVSFEIKELKSGAVRLAMGAGVPVIPTIVWGSQRIWTKKVKRDLRRKNVPITVAFGEPLYFDKKSDVEAGEKLLRETMLAMLHEVQEKYPDSHEGQRWAPARLGGTAPAPLN; this is encoded by the coding sequence GTGGCTGATCTCGTCTATCCCCCAGTAATCGTTGCCATCAAAGCTTTCTGGCGTTACTTGGGACTGCAATTTGATTTTCAAGGTGAAGAGAACATTCCGCGTGATGGTGGATCAATTCTGGCAATCAATCACATTGGCTATTTAGATTTCGCACTCACTGGAACAGCTGCGCTTCCAGCTGGTCGCTATGTTCGTTTTATGGCAAAGAAGGAAATCTTCGATAACAAATTAGCTGGACCACTCATGCGTGGAATGCACCACATCTGCGTTGATCGCTCAAATGGTTCCGCTTCCTTCGTTACGGCGCTTCGCGCTCTTCGTGCAGGTGAAATCATTGGAATCTTTCCTGAAGGAACAATCTCCGTAAGTTTTGAAATCAAGGAACTTAAATCTGGAGCTGTTCGTTTAGCTATGGGCGCCGGCGTTCCAGTAATTCCCACAATTGTCTGGGGCTCTCAGCGAATCTGGACCAAGAAGGTTAAGCGCGATCTACGCCGTAAAAATGTGCCCATAACAGTGGCTTTCGGAGAACCTCTCTACTTTGATAAGAAATCTGATGTCGAGGCTGGCGAGAAGCTTCTGCGCGAAACAATGCTTGCGATGCTCCATGAAGTGCAGGAAAAGTATCCAGATTCACATGAAGGACAGCGCTGGGCGCCTGCGCGCCTTGGTGGTACAGCCCCTGCTCCCCTAAACTAA
- a CDS encoding DUF4191 domain-containing protein, with protein sequence MFKKKNKEAKIKTPRFQTFRDAYNVTKAVKPWIGIALIAIFLVVLVVGISLGFIFDHPIYGGFVTIPLAALAAMFFFTRIAGSAAYSSIEGQIGAGASVLMAIRKGWTTTPAVAVNRQQDMVHRSVGRAGIVLTGEGGFAVRQMIQDEKRKSERFAPGVPIIEVYVGDGDGQVPIRKLQKHLAKLPKKLSAHQMREVRARLKAVGGMSLPIPKGPMPKGTKIR encoded by the coding sequence ATGTTTAAGAAGAAAAATAAAGAAGCAAAGATCAAGACTCCTCGTTTTCAGACATTTCGTGATGCCTATAACGTCACCAAAGCTGTAAAACCGTGGATTGGCATCGCCCTCATTGCAATCTTCTTGGTTGTACTTGTAGTCGGCATCTCACTTGGCTTTATCTTTGATCATCCTATTTATGGTGGATTCGTAACGATCCCACTTGCAGCACTTGCTGCCATGTTCTTCTTTACTCGCATTGCAGGCTCTGCTGCTTACTCTTCTATTGAAGGGCAGATCGGCGCAGGCGCTAGCGTTCTTATGGCTATTCGCAAGGGATGGACAACAACTCCGGCTGTTGCAGTAAATCGCCAACAAGATATGGTCCACCGCAGCGTTGGACGTGCCGGAATTGTGCTTACCGGTGAAGGCGGATTTGCAGTTCGCCAGATGATTCAAGATGAGAAGCGAAAGTCTGAGCGATTCGCTCCCGGAGTTCCAATCATCGAAGTTTACGTAGGCGATGGAGATGGACAAGTTCCTATCCGCAAATTACAGAAGCACCTTGCCAAGCTTCCAAAGAAATTATCTGCACATCAGATGCGTGAAGTACGTGCGCGTCTGAAGGCTGTTGGTGGAATGTCTCTTCCTATTCCAAAGGGACCAATGCCAAAGGGAACAAAGATTCGCTAA
- a CDS encoding RDD family protein, giving the protein MFPRVSQGRRLLGISLDWLACYAIALGFFAGGGAFTDRVPQARIPVLILLFAEYSIFVALGGSSFGHRLVGLKVVRFSDGGAVTPIQSLIRTALLLPLITAITFDENGRGINERFSNTVLVSRR; this is encoded by the coding sequence ATGTTTCCACGCGTAAGCCAGGGCCGACGACTACTCGGCATATCTCTAGATTGGCTGGCTTGCTACGCCATCGCTCTTGGTTTCTTTGCCGGCGGCGGCGCCTTCACCGATCGCGTGCCGCAGGCCCGAATCCCGGTTCTCATACTGCTCTTCGCTGAGTACTCGATTTTCGTCGCTCTTGGGGGATCGTCATTTGGCCATCGCTTAGTCGGTCTCAAGGTGGTCCGTTTTTCAGATGGTGGGGCGGTCACGCCGATTCAGTCCTTGATTCGAACTGCGCTCCTGCTACCGCTCATCACTGCAATCACATTCGATGAGAATGGTCGCGGAATTAACGAGCGTTTTTCAAATACCGTCTTAGTTTCAAGAAGGTAA